One Campylobacter massiliensis DNA window includes the following coding sequences:
- the alaS gene encoding alanine--tRNA ligase produces the protein MDIREAYLNFFASKGHEIIPSAPLVPNDATLLFTNAGMVPFKSIFTGEVPRPTPPIRTSCQTCIRAGGKHNDLDNVGYTARHHTFFEMLGNFSFGEYFKKDAIAYAWEFVTQVLKLPKDRLYVTVHESDDEAFALWEQHIAKERIYRFGDHDNFWQMGDTGPCGPCSEIFYDQGGEHFNTPEDYMGGDGDRFLEIWNLVFMQYERSSDGKLTPLPKPSIDTGMGLERVTAIMEGKFSNYDSSLFIPLIEEVAKLCGKPYAYESGASYRVISDHIRSVTFLLAQGTTFDKEGRGYVLRRILRRAIRHGYLLGIKEPFMYRLVDNVCELMGGHYAYLNEKKAAVKEQIRLEEERFLATIASGLELFESELARTKDIFSGEAAFKLYDTFGFPLDLTADMLREKGLKVDEAKFDELMSEQKARAKAAWKGSGDKSAKGDFKALLEKFGENKFSGYEELERTSKVLALLDEDFKETQILKAGEQGWAMFDVTPFYAQSGGQAGDSGEIEGTADVLDTQKFFGLNLSNVAVKKELKIGDTVKLKVSEQRAEIARHHSATHLLHSALRSVLGTHIAQAGSSVEASRLRFDFSHPKAVTAEELTKIENFVNAAISENIEAKTEIMDIEDAKNSGAIALFGEKYADKVRVLSFGEVSKELCGGTHVANLSQIGAFFITKEGGVSAGVRRIEAVCSKAALNLAKAWRGEIEELKTELKSAEPMNAVKKLKAEIKSLKDKTKQAKDAHALAVVNVNETKLCVAVLDGGDIKATIDEFKNENEKAAILLVQVNEEGKIALAAGVKNAPLKAGEWVKFTAQILGGNGGGKDDFATAGGKNALAIEDAIRQALEFAKTRLEK, from the coding sequence ATGGATATTAGAGAGGCTTATTTAAATTTTTTCGCAAGCAAAGGTCATGAAATCATCCCGTCAGCGCCGCTAGTGCCGAATGACGCTACGCTGCTTTTTACAAACGCGGGCATGGTGCCGTTTAAGAGCATTTTTACTGGCGAAGTGCCGCGCCCTACTCCGCCTATCCGCACGAGCTGTCAGACCTGCATCCGCGCAGGCGGCAAGCACAACGACCTAGATAACGTCGGCTACACCGCGCGCCACCACACGTTTTTTGAGATGCTAGGAAACTTTAGCTTCGGCGAATACTTTAAAAAAGACGCGATCGCGTATGCGTGGGAGTTCGTCACGCAGGTGCTAAAACTACCAAAAGACCGCCTCTACGTGACCGTCCACGAGAGCGACGATGAGGCGTTTGCGCTATGGGAGCAGCACATCGCAAAGGAGCGCATTTATAGATTCGGCGATCACGATAACTTCTGGCAGATGGGCGATACGGGACCGTGCGGACCGTGCTCGGAGATCTTTTATGACCAGGGCGGCGAGCACTTTAACACGCCTGAAGACTACATGGGCGGCGACGGCGATAGATTTCTTGAAATTTGGAACCTAGTCTTCATGCAGTACGAGCGCAGTAGCGACGGCAAATTAACTCCGCTACCAAAACCGAGCATCGACACGGGCATGGGGCTTGAACGCGTCACGGCGATAATGGAAGGCAAATTTAGCAATTACGATAGCTCGCTTTTTATACCTCTTATAGAAGAAGTCGCAAAGCTTTGCGGCAAGCCTTACGCCTACGAGAGCGGCGCTAGCTACCGCGTCATCAGCGATCACATCCGCTCGGTGACTTTCCTGCTAGCTCAGGGCACTACATTTGACAAAGAGGGTCGCGGCTACGTGCTTCGCCGTATCCTGCGCCGCGCGATCAGACACGGATATCTACTAGGCATAAAAGAGCCCTTCATGTACCGTCTCGTCGATAACGTCTGCGAGCTAATGGGCGGCCACTACGCCTACTTAAACGAGAAAAAGGCGGCGGTAAAAGAGCAAATAAGGCTCGAAGAAGAGAGATTTTTGGCCACGATAGCAAGCGGACTCGAGCTTTTTGAGAGCGAGCTAGCGCGCACGAAAGATATTTTTAGCGGCGAGGCTGCGTTTAAGCTTTACGATACTTTTGGATTTCCGCTAGATCTCACGGCCGATATGCTACGCGAAAAGGGACTCAAAGTCGACGAAGCTAAATTTGACGAGCTAATGAGCGAGCAAAAAGCACGCGCTAAAGCTGCTTGGAAAGGCAGCGGCGACAAGAGCGCAAAGGGCGATTTTAAGGCGCTTTTAGAGAAATTCGGCGAAAATAAATTCAGCGGCTACGAGGAGCTTGAGCGCACGAGCAAGGTTTTGGCACTACTTGACGAGGATTTTAAAGAAACCCAAATTTTAAAAGCAGGCGAGCAAGGCTGGGCGATGTTTGACGTGACGCCTTTTTACGCACAAAGCGGCGGCCAGGCGGGCGACAGCGGCGAGATAGAGGGCACAGCCGACGTGCTAGATACGCAGAAGTTTTTCGGGCTAAATTTATCAAACGTCGCGGTTAAAAAAGAGCTTAAAATCGGCGATACGGTGAAGCTAAAAGTAAGCGAGCAAAGAGCCGAGATCGCGCGCCATCACAGCGCTACGCACCTGCTCCACTCTGCGCTTAGAAGCGTGCTAGGAACGCATATCGCGCAGGCCGGATCTAGCGTCGAGGCAAGCAGGCTCAGATTTGACTTCTCGCATCCAAAGGCAGTGACGGCGGAGGAGCTAACGAAGATCGAAAATTTCGTCAACGCCGCGATTAGCGAAAATATAGAGGCAAAAACAGAGATAATGGATATCGAGGACGCCAAAAACAGCGGCGCGATCGCTCTTTTTGGCGAAAAATACGCCGACAAGGTGCGCGTGCTAAGCTTCGGCGAGGTCAGCAAGGAGCTTTGCGGCGGTACGCACGTGGCAAATTTAAGCCAGATCGGCGCGTTTTTCATCACAAAAGAAGGCGGCGTGAGTGCGGGCGTGCGCAGGATCGAAGCTGTGTGCTCTAAAGCCGCGCTAAATCTAGCAAAAGCCTGGCGCGGCGAGATCGAAGAGCTAAAAACCGAGCTAAAAAGCGCCGAGCCGATGAATGCGGTAAAAAAATTAAAAGCCGAAATAAAAAGCCTAAAAGACAAGACCAAGCAAGCCAAAGACGCGCACGCGCTGGCGGTAGTGAACGTAAACGAAACCAAGCTTTGTGTCGCGGTGCTTGACGGCGGCGATATAAAGGCGACGATAGACGAGTTTAAAAACGAGAACGAAAAGGCGGCGATCCTACTCGTACAAGTAAACGAAGAGGGCAAAATCGCTCTGGCTGCAGGCGTGAAAAACGCGCCGTTAAAAGCCGGCGAATGGGTCAAATTTACGGCTCAAATTTTAGGCGGAAACGGCGGCGGCAAGGACGACTTCGCAACCGCAGGCGGTAAAAACGCACTAGCGATCGAAGACGCGATCAGGCAGGCGTTAGAGTTTGCTAAAACGAGGCTTGAAAAATAA
- a CDS encoding Gfo/Idh/MocA family oxidoreductase, with the protein MKKRVAIVGFGNDAKHYYNELRRSEHFELAAVFDGVQNSEICGRIPVYDNINDLLESVRIDALIVTDTHKYLNLIPKCLNFIKFILLDPWLCKSGEIRELKYCFKSQNIGAYVAFIDRFNPVIASIKKELAKEKDIFSINIARGFSRGVNLHLEILQNIDVARFITGSEIIFSNKVSIQNDDKRSETDSLFQLKFKNQTLASIHNSKRFKAERFTIEFAASGGVYFGDMLGLKLNKYTLDGQQNLKVYSDVSPVKALLNEFYQACCGAKSDLSTLEDALKAQEICE; encoded by the coding sequence ATGAAAAAAAGAGTTGCGATAGTAGGTTTTGGAAACGATGCGAAGCACTACTACAACGAGCTTCGCCGCTCAGAGCACTTTGAGCTGGCGGCGGTTTTTGACGGCGTGCAAAATAGCGAAATTTGCGGACGGATTCCTGTTTACGATAATATAAACGACCTTTTGGAGTCGGTGCGTATCGACGCCCTTATCGTCACCGACACGCATAAATATCTAAATTTGATACCTAAGTGCTTAAATTTTATAAAATTTATCTTGCTTGATCCTTGGCTTTGCAAATCAGGCGAGATAAGGGAGCTAAAATACTGCTTTAAATCCCAAAATATAGGCGCTTATGTGGCTTTTATAGATAGATTTAATCCCGTTATCGCCTCTATAAAAAAAGAACTCGCCAAAGAAAAAGATATTTTTTCGATAAATATCGCTCGAGGGTTTAGTAGGGGCGTAAATTTGCATCTTGAAATTTTACAAAACATCGATGTTGCAAGGTTTATAACGGGTAGCGAGATAATCTTTAGCAATAAAGTTTCAATCCAAAACGACGACAAAAGAAGCGAAACAGACTCGCTTTTTCAGCTTAAATTTAAAAACCAGACTCTAGCTAGTATCCATAACTCAAAGCGTTTTAAAGCGGAGCGATTTACGATCGAATTTGCCGCGAGCGGGGGCGTGTATTTCGGCGATATGTTGGGTCTTAAGTTAAACAAATACACGCTTGACGGGCAGCAAAATTTGAAAGTTTACAGCGATGTTTCGCCGGTTAAAGCGCTATTAAACGAGTTTTATCAGGCCTGCTGTGGTGCAAAAAGCGATCTAAGCACGCTTGAAGACGCCCTAAAGGCTCAGGAGATTTGCGAATGA
- the hemH gene encoding ferrochelatase has protein sequence MRLILLLNMGGPNDLSEVGVFLKNMFNDPYILGIKSPILRKFVAFMITSSRLKTAQNNYRQIGGKSPICELTARLCGKISHFLDDDTAVAFAMNYTPPFAKDVLAEFTEASEIVVFPLYPHHSFTTVSSSISDFEKARAELNLKAKVKIVEPFFEDERYNEIIVDGIEKSARDLNADEITLVFSAHSLPQKMIDAGDIYEEHVKRHVQILTEILEKRGVKFKQILLAYQSKLGPVKWLEPSLNQALAEMKDKKALIYPISFCIDNSETVFELSKEFKRIADELKFDFYDVVACPNDDDKFAKFIADRAKE, from the coding sequence ATGAGACTTATTTTACTACTAAATATGGGCGGACCGAACGACCTTAGCGAGGTTGGAGTTTTTTTAAAAAATATGTTTAACGACCCGTATATCTTGGGAATAAAAAGCCCGATCTTGCGTAAATTCGTGGCGTTTATGATAACTAGCTCGCGCCTAAAAACCGCGCAAAATAACTACCGCCAAATCGGCGGCAAGTCGCCTATCTGCGAGCTTACGGCAAGACTGTGCGGTAAAATTTCGCATTTTTTAGACGATGATACGGCGGTAGCCTTTGCGATGAACTATACGCCGCCTTTTGCGAAAGACGTTTTGGCCGAGTTTACGGAGGCCTCCGAGATCGTCGTTTTCCCGCTATACCCGCATCACTCGTTTACGACCGTATCGTCTAGTATAAGCGACTTTGAAAAAGCGCGGGCCGAGCTAAATTTAAAGGCGAAAGTAAAAATCGTCGAGCCGTTTTTCGAGGATGAGAGATATAACGAGATCATCGTAGACGGCATCGAAAAAAGCGCGCGCGATCTAAACGCTGATGAGATAACGCTGGTGTTTTCGGCGCACTCTTTGCCGCAAAAGATGATCGATGCGGGCGATATCTACGAGGAGCACGTCAAGCGGCACGTTCAAATTTTAACCGAAATTTTGGAGAAGCGAGGAGTTAAATTTAAGCAGATTTTGCTCGCATATCAGTCGAAGTTAGGCCCTGTAAAATGGCTCGAACCCTCGCTAAATCAAGCGTTAGCCGAGATGAAAGATAAAAAAGCGCTCATCTATCCGATCTCGTTTTGTATTGACAACTCCGAGACCGTTTTTGAGCTATCAAAGGAATTTAAGCGTATCGCAGACGAGCTAAAATTTGATTTTTACGACGTCGTAGCCTGCCCAAACGATGATGATAAATTTGCTAAATTTATCGCAGATAGAGCTAAGGAATAA
- a CDS encoding response regulator, with amino-acid sequence MTIEEQKFIQKILAELAQKSSKAAKEGDFEKELKRAAEPVKTSKEPDVEGFKRTLTELGAAGFLSQMNEQKIQEKLRAKKEELMEALGLNTDMKKSLRDELEAVLDELLTKYEKELRASLQSNSLLEKQQALQNKNPSMLGTILGIV; translated from the coding sequence ATGACGATCGAAGAGCAGAAATTTATCCAAAAGATTTTGGCCGAGCTTGCGCAAAAGAGCTCAAAAGCGGCAAAAGAGGGCGACTTTGAAAAGGAGCTTAAGAGAGCTGCAGAGCCGGTGAAAACCTCCAAAGAGCCAGATGTGGAGGGCTTTAAAAGGACTCTTACCGAGCTTGGCGCGGCTGGATTTTTATCGCAAATGAACGAACAAAAAATCCAAGAAAAACTAAGAGCCAAAAAAGAGGAGCTGATGGAAGCTCTAGGGCTAAATACCGATATGAAAAAAAGCCTAAGAGACGAGCTTGAAGCCGTGCTAGACGAGCTTTTAACTAAATACGAAAAAGAGCTACGAGCTAGTTTGCAAAGCAACTCATTACTAGAAAAACAGCAAGCCTTGCAGAATAAAAATCCGTCAATGCTAGGCACGATTTTAGGTATCGTATAA
- the hpf gene encoding ribosome hibernation-promoting factor, HPF/YfiA family yields the protein MNLSIVGKQFDLTDPIKQHIENAFDALNKYGLDIISGRCVVSADEKNGKKGFSVEFALNLAKKDTIVIRHKDKDLYAAVDLALERASKVLRREHDKNTTVKNKDDGKAVRAAIADEHHINDGEVDEIIPMELELYKPLEIEEAMQKLKDSDAQFYVFNDMDAKMRVIYKRSDGKFGLY from the coding sequence ATGAATCTAAGCATCGTAGGTAAACAATTTGACCTAACGGACCCAATCAAGCAACACATAGAAAACGCATTTGATGCGCTTAACAAATACGGACTGGATATAATTTCAGGTCGCTGCGTAGTTTCAGCGGACGAAAAAAACGGCAAAAAAGGTTTTAGCGTAGAGTTTGCGCTAAATTTGGCAAAAAAAGACACGATCGTAATCCGCCACAAAGATAAAGATCTCTACGCCGCAGTTGATCTTGCGCTTGAGCGCGCATCAAAGGTGCTTCGCCGCGAGCACGACAAAAACACAACCGTCAAAAACAAAGACGACGGCAAAGCTGTTAGAGCTGCGATCGCCGACGAACACCATATAAACGACGGCGAAGTAGACGAGATAATCCCTATGGAGCTTGAGCTATACAAGCCGCTAGAAATCGAAGAGGCTATGCAAAAGCTAAAAGATAGCGATGCGCAGTTTTATGTATTTAACGATATGGATGCCAAAATGCGCGTAATCTACAAACGCTCTGACGGCAAATTCGGACTTTATTAA
- a CDS encoding type II secretion system protein yields the protein MKKAFTLLELILVIVIMGLLSFAGINIAKNLYTNYLQARAINTLETQTELTLEQISKRLAIRVKSSTIGRKSSDSSFISTSSPGLNSDYDILEWISYSYESFQDGGWSGFVDLKSSDNARDATKDGGTISTPDSNLERASNTISDLTDKNATLDNGQVGLFFKVAKPYIVQTGFGYNSSNQADDIATVKKDGNNKLKIKKYTSDNIYEQYYLLHTAYAVVPKKKKTEDTDFDLWLHYNYRPWVGDKYNNAKTSKVLLAENVTRFNFTEASGAIVMKLCIRDAGKSLGQNKAETTVCKTKAVY from the coding sequence ATGAAAAAAGCCTTTACATTGCTCGAGCTTATCTTGGTAATCGTTATAATGGGTCTTTTGTCTTTTGCAGGCATTAATATCGCAAAAAATTTATATACAAACTATTTACAAGCAAGAGCAATAAATACCCTTGAGACACAAACAGAACTAACACTGGAGCAAATCTCAAAAAGGCTTGCCATAAGGGTAAAAAGCTCAACTATAGGAAGAAAAAGTTCTGACAGTAGTTTTATATCAACATCAAGTCCTGGATTAAATAGTGATTATGATATATTAGAATGGATAAGCTATAGCTATGAAAGTTTTCAGGATGGCGGTTGGAGCGGTTTTGTTGATCTAAAAAGCTCAGATAATGCAAGGGATGCAACAAAAGACGGCGGAACCATATCAACCCCTGATAGCAATCTAGAAAGAGCAAGCAATACTATATCTGATTTAACAGACAAAAATGCCACGCTTGACAATGGACAAGTAGGTTTGTTTTTTAAGGTAGCTAAACCATATATAGTACAAACTGGCTTTGGATACAATAGCTCAAATCAAGCCGATGATATAGCTACCGTTAAAAAAGATGGCAACAATAAACTAAAAATAAAAAAATATACATCTGATAATATTTACGAACAGTATTACCTACTCCACACAGCTTACGCGGTAGTACCAAAAAAGAAAAAAACAGAAGATACTGACTTTGATTTATGGCTACACTACAACTATAGGCCTTGGGTTGGAGACAAATACAATAATGCAAAAACAAGCAAGGTCTTGCTTGCAGAAAACGTAACTAGATTTAACTTCACCGAAGCAAGTGGCGCCATAGTCATGAAGCTGTGCATAAGAGATGCCGGCAAATCCCTCGGTCAAAACAAGGCCGAAACCACAGTGTGTAAAACAAAGGCGGTGTATTGA
- a CDS encoding pilus assembly FimT family protein produces MVRDMRKGFSLIELILSIVIVGITVIAIPTVISRTLSNNTQGLIQQSVMDAKTRMALILKAPYSCVGSFSLKDPTPIFGNAMGNATDNFYTKNTISEDGRRVFALPDPKGVIKTVNFDESCNGLDKSINSFNTAEGSSGLKTTTSVTYGDRDNIIESVITTDSNYYDMQGNYDNNKGVTRVQVTSKTSLGKDTKTITLSAFAANIGDSPEILSGSW; encoded by the coding sequence TTGGTAAGAGACATGAGAAAAGGTTTTTCTTTAATTGAACTGATTTTATCTATAGTGATAGTAGGGATAACTGTGATAGCTATCCCTACGGTAATATCTCGAACATTAAGCAATAATACCCAAGGATTAATACAACAAAGCGTTATGGATGCCAAGACAAGAATGGCTCTTATATTAAAAGCGCCGTATTCGTGTGTAGGTAGTTTTTCTTTAAAAGATCCAACGCCTATATTTGGAAACGCAATGGGCAATGCTACCGATAATTTTTATACTAAAAATACAATAAGCGAAGACGGCAGGAGAGTTTTTGCGCTTCCGGATCCCAAGGGGGTTATAAAAACAGTAAATTTTGACGAGAGTTGTAACGGGCTAGACAAGAGCATAAACTCCTTTAACACAGCCGAGGGATCAAGCGGCCTAAAGACCACCACATCTGTTACGTACGGAGATAGAGATAATATAATAGAATCAGTTATAACAACTGATTCAAACTATTACGACATGCAAGGCAATTATGACAACAACAAAGGGGTAACAAGAGTGCAAGTAACCTCAAAAACATCATTAGGCAAAGATACCAAAACTATAACTCTTAGTGCCTTTGCCGCAAATATAGGCGATAGTCCAGAAATATTATCAGGGTCTTGGTAA
- the fliW gene encoding flagellar assembly protein FliW, whose translation MVFQVKSPILGFEHIKSYELKELDQFFVKLQSKDDETSFTAINPYALRNYEFEIPTYYQELMDINDKSELRIYNIMVVSTPIETSTVNFIAPIVCNMTNMTLSQIVLDAWAYPMYKQAEKISDFIEK comes from the coding sequence ATGGTTTTTCAAGTCAAAAGTCCGATTTTAGGCTTTGAGCATATCAAAAGTTACGAACTAAAAGAGCTAGATCAATTTTTCGTAAAGCTTCAAAGCAAGGACGACGAGACGTCTTTTACCGCGATAAACCCGTACGCCTTGAGAAATTACGAATTTGAGATACCGACGTACTACCAGGAGCTGATGGACATAAACGACAAAAGCGAGCTAAGGATCTACAACATCATGGTCGTAAGCACCCCAATCGAGACCTCGACGGTAAATTTCATCGCTCCTATCGTTTGCAATATGACAAACATGACGCTATCTCAGATAGTGCTTGATGCGTGGGCATATCCGATGTATAAACAGGCCGAAAAAATTTCGGATTTTATAGAAAAATGA
- a CDS encoding outer membrane protein assembly factor BamD: MKNLIKFLSAVFFVCLIGGCADKYTELYNLTPDQWYSEIIGDIKNRDLESADKHYTAMSSEHVASPLLEQMLLILAQAHANDEEYLMANFYLDEYLKRYGDSGPRSEFAQYLKIKANFDSFSQPNRNQKLMQDSIAEIEKFLYIYPNTQYRPLIETMLVKFKLAIYNLDVQIADLYERTGRDESAQIYKEKVQASPLNDANIVLPQLPWYRKMFE, from the coding sequence ATGAAAAATTTGATCAAATTTTTATCTGCGGTATTTTTTGTTTGTTTAATCGGCGGTTGTGCCGACAAATACACGGAGCTTTATAATTTAACGCCGGATCAGTGGTACTCCGAGATCATCGGCGATATCAAAAATCGCGACCTAGAAAGCGCCGACAAACACTACACGGCGATGTCTAGCGAGCACGTAGCTAGCCCGCTTTTAGAGCAAATGCTACTAATCCTAGCCCAAGCCCACGCTAATGACGAAGAGTATTTGATGGCGAATTTTTACCTAGACGAATACCTCAAAAGATACGGCGATAGCGGCCCTAGGAGCGAATTTGCGCAGTATTTAAAAATAAAAGCGAATTTTGACTCATTCTCGCAACCTAATCGCAATCAAAAGCTAATGCAAGACAGCATCGCCGAGATAGAAAAATTTCTCTACATCTACCCAAACACGCAGTATCGCCCGCTGATCGAAACTATGCTGGTTAAATTTAAGCTCGCGATCTACAACCTGGACGTGCAAATAGCTGATCTATATGAGCGTACCGGCAGGGACGAGTCGGCGCAAATTTATAAAGAAAAGGTGCAAGCTTCGCCGCTAAACGACGCAAATATCGTGCTTCCGCAGCTTCCTTGGTATAGAAAAATGTTTGAATAG